One Leifsonia shinshuensis DNA window includes the following coding sequences:
- a CDS encoding histidine phosphatase family protein, producing MTDQPQHLFLIRHGQTALNAEGRLRGLANPPLDEVGRAEAEETAVALTGRGIDIVYCSPLERAFRTAQIIAHHLDCDFDVVPEFNDRDYGPWTGQVKAEVEAQFGSIDDAPGVEPIDHVLKRVWPALDEVMRAHAGVPIAVVTHDALIRPILTTIDPRIGPIEARTGSWNELVRHDSSWTVLKYDQNPEAVSR from the coding sequence ATGACTGACCAACCGCAACACCTGTTCCTGATCCGGCACGGACAGACCGCGCTCAACGCCGAAGGACGACTTCGAGGACTAGCGAACCCGCCGCTTGACGAGGTGGGTCGTGCCGAAGCCGAGGAGACCGCGGTCGCGTTGACTGGGCGAGGGATCGACATCGTCTACTGCAGCCCACTAGAGCGGGCGTTCCGCACCGCGCAAATCATCGCCCACCACCTCGACTGCGACTTCGATGTAGTCCCGGAGTTCAACGACCGCGACTACGGACCGTGGACCGGGCAGGTGAAAGCGGAGGTCGAAGCCCAGTTCGGCTCAATCGACGACGCCCCCGGGGTCGAACCGATCGACCATGTCCTCAAACGGGTCTGGCCGGCGCTCGACGAGGTGATGCGCGCCCACGCTGGTGTCCCCATCGCCGTGGTCACCCATGACGCTCTGATCCGCCCAATCCTGACAACGATCGACCCGCGGATCGGACCTATCGAAGCGAGAACAGGTTCCTGGAACGAGCTCGTGCGCCACGACAGCTCATGGACGGTGCTGAAATACGACCAGAACCCGGAGGCTGTCAGCCGATGA
- the ettA gene encoding energy-dependent translational throttle protein EttA yields MSGEHWVARVENATITRGTKHILENVNLTISEHDRVGVIGPNGAGKSTLLGVIAGTDTLTAGSAMTAPDISVGVLMQEPVLRDDETVLENIEDAISDTITARALYDDAARRLAADGSEAALAELGDLQEYLDRVDGWDVASRVEQAMTALRCPPGPVFVASLSGGERRRVALCRLLLAQPDLLLLDEPTNHLDTDSTNWLQEHLAAYPGTVIAITHDRSFLDMVARRIIEVEHGRVHVFAGGYSDYLARRLADFRVDGRRDVQRLRLLEREFASLSEDDARRRPDGDSQVPVGELLIPPPPRLGTNVIELDSVSKAFDERVVLDHVSFTVPRGGIVGVLGPNGVGKTTLFEIISGRLAPDSGAVHVGETVRISYVDQARSGIDAARTAWEAVADGEATVRLGDTEVPARAYVARFGFTGQSQEKPVKDYSGGERNRLNLALTLKQGGNVLLLDEPSNDLDTETLIALEQALLDFDGSAMITSHDQWFLNRVATHILAWEGATDDPGHWYWYEGNLADYEENRTQRLPVLVQAVGPRRRMVRG; encoded by the coding sequence ATGTCAGGAGAACACTGGGTCGCACGGGTCGAGAACGCGACGATCACCCGCGGTACGAAACACATCCTTGAGAACGTCAACCTCACCATCAGTGAGCACGATCGTGTCGGCGTCATCGGTCCAAACGGCGCCGGTAAATCCACACTTCTGGGGGTGATCGCCGGTACCGACACGTTGACGGCCGGAAGCGCAATGACCGCTCCGGACATCAGCGTCGGCGTCCTGATGCAGGAACCGGTCCTTCGTGACGACGAGACGGTCCTGGAGAACATCGAGGACGCGATCTCGGACACGATCACCGCCCGTGCCCTCTACGACGACGCCGCGCGACGGCTCGCAGCGGATGGGTCTGAGGCAGCGCTGGCAGAACTCGGTGATCTGCAGGAGTACCTGGACCGGGTGGACGGTTGGGATGTCGCATCCCGCGTTGAACAGGCGATGACCGCACTGCGCTGCCCACCCGGACCGGTGTTCGTCGCATCGCTCTCCGGTGGTGAACGTCGACGCGTTGCTCTCTGTCGGCTGCTGCTGGCCCAGCCGGATCTGCTGCTACTGGATGAGCCGACGAACCACCTGGACACGGACAGCACCAACTGGCTTCAGGAGCATCTGGCCGCCTACCCAGGAACCGTCATCGCGATCACCCACGACCGGTCATTCCTTGACATGGTCGCCAGGCGAATCATCGAGGTGGAACATGGCCGGGTCCACGTGTTCGCCGGAGGTTACAGCGACTACCTGGCGAGACGGCTGGCTGACTTCCGTGTGGATGGGCGGCGGGACGTGCAGCGCCTGCGGTTGCTGGAACGCGAGTTCGCATCGCTCAGCGAAGACGACGCCCGCCGTCGTCCGGATGGTGACTCGCAGGTCCCGGTTGGTGAGCTGCTCATTCCGCCTCCCCCGCGGCTTGGAACGAACGTGATCGAGCTCGACTCCGTCTCGAAAGCGTTCGACGAGCGCGTCGTCCTGGACCATGTCTCCTTCACGGTCCCTCGAGGCGGCATCGTTGGAGTGCTCGGTCCTAACGGTGTCGGCAAGACCACGCTGTTCGAGATCATCAGCGGTCGTCTTGCACCGGATTCCGGGGCGGTCCATGTCGGGGAGACCGTCCGGATCTCATACGTCGATCAGGCACGCAGCGGCATCGACGCGGCTCGCACCGCGTGGGAGGCCGTCGCTGACGGAGAAGCAACCGTCCGTCTCGGGGACACGGAGGTGCCAGCCCGTGCGTACGTTGCCCGGTTCGGGTTCACCGGCCAATCCCAGGAGAAGCCAGTGAAGGACTACTCAGGCGGCGAACGCAACCGTTTGAACCTCGCCCTGACGCTCAAGCAGGGCGGCAACGTTCTGCTGTTGGATGAACCGAGCAACGACCTGGACACAGAGACGCTGATCGCGCTCGAGCAGGCGCTGCTCGACTTCGACGGCTCAGCGATGATCACCTCACACGACCAGTGGTTCCTGAACCGTGTCGCCACCCATATCCTCGCCTGGGAAGGCGCAACGGACGACCCCGGCCACTGGTACTGGTACGAAGGCAACCTCGCAGACTACGAGGAGAACCGCACGCAACGTCTCCCGGTACTGGTGCAGGCGGTCGGCCCTCGCCGGCGGATGGTCCGGGGGTGA
- a CDS encoding DUF211 domain-containing protein, whose translation MPIRRLAMDVDKVVDRPDMVSLARAIEQVSGVTAVNVTVTEIDVETVGTDITVEGDDIDTEALFRAIETVGAVLHSIDEVVAGDHIIERVARVR comes from the coding sequence ATGCCTATCCGCCGGCTTGCGATGGATGTCGACAAGGTCGTCGACCGCCCAGACATGGTCAGCCTGGCCCGCGCAATCGAGCAGGTCTCCGGCGTCACCGCGGTGAACGTGACCGTCACCGAGATCGATGTGGAGACCGTCGGCACCGACATCACGGTCGAAGGTGACGACATCGACACGGAAGCGCTGTTCCGCGCCATCGAGACGGTGGGGGCGGTCCTGCACAGCATCGACGAGGTCGTCGCTGGGGATCACATCATCGAGCGTGTGGCCCGCGTGCGCTGA